The following are encoded in a window of Stieleria sp. JC731 genomic DNA:
- a CDS encoding tetratricopeptide repeat protein — protein sequence MSVRKSVSALLCDRSQQVALGFNSRHFIAYGLIAMYTVMAGQTHRTVFATPVQNQSLNDDPSSSENADEVVNQRLLAALLQRPRKGAAFDRVYSFYKKRDSLEQLVENLERDFIDSHPVAVPVLKGLIYQKELQLQDSCNAFELACVQNPDDAFIYQYYADSLEQIGKNHECIVQLIIATDKQATRLEKLEIYLELAKRQFEMMQVEEAQSTIDEMIERYSNSVDVLEKVANLLSDAGEANKALAVYQDAINRLPSGEKQIALRLQAAKMYEQLEQWDAAIEAYQATIKKLRPGAWLYRNAMNQLERVFFRTGRVNELIEYYTTQVFRRPDDITLACRLAFLLRNSEQTVEAEDVLRQTLKRAPNSEQVQNELIELLVHLGRYGEAIEALEQCIEDDGSSVDQLLRLGELHRLDPEPNGNLSSKAAHEKRIDRAVQAWKRIPVAHPDSPVHLSMVAGKLRSVGRIDGAIEFYRKAIDVAPQSPEYREYLGQYFHSLGRRGDAIQTWKGIATEDRRTGSSLVRLAEVFATFDYNTESLAAWKQAADFDLLPSQQLKYCSALVDAGELGSIFSLLDKLESEEIEQTFKDQALKLRIRAISQSGNLTEAIADYQKKTKSVREWRILALLQSTNEEPQLAKESIAKAVELAPNDISILRDAADLFSIADDDKSSIQTLEKLTKIDPTRSSDYLRRLVSIQRGNNRLTKSLETAKRLVQSNPAAIENYFLLSDIQMQLSLVSESVETLRSVLLVAPNSVKAHLLLARQLSAIFATDEAIELLWNAIEIETANEERQAIAKQLVPLYQRRGDFDDLIDRITLIRNITPTEQSILLASLWEQASTPANAFKVLNAALQAHPRSPKLLQAMVDLLVARKSYKSAVTYFNQLLQVDNSTENQIKLLHLKRLAGQISDLDADLQELELTQSKERVSQIVLSALRKSPPHAIEVCKKVLERDTTQWDIKTCLAQLYFSQSVPPVNSVLKDVVPLIDDVESLGLDDLTSSTLFSAGGQSVEDELYRKSQSKWVDATTTHLRMLALQRNEFASRIKPPTPIKARANIVVSGRMVPTSSSTFQHNHALAPKDYFQAKWIARILRLAMEMEQKPKDQPVDIAGVVANHYPIKSNVDVASIRELAQIHITACVLAFEEPSVPEDIIWEITRRNPTGDQQHLIRLLQDRSLQRSQAKTVSALNSDKLDQLVNLCVKRHELNLKQTKSMDEVMADTVLRQLVISECRIAGRDEPFVHQAIANHESERFTQTRERLTLLVSELSMAIDQENSGPAIELLRRIVALARSERSTPELKSNPFLNWIKTIQRESEIDFVNAHRELVLDAVLAMATDLLQEHKNELTASKTIGPEETQIVVSWNSTPDSDRQRFTVVELTTPLSYRMLDPQLIGLIIRTAELDPTAKLQSSAKFPQSTIDHLSTPIADLSDDENLFRRYVSGFMLWWGDQETEALKTFESLSDEYPGNVEVQIAAARLAVICGHTETGFRKLDRVIQNNELDRALCEYTQVILAKLADDTTALELAAKQLLSSEFDSMTSRILANRIKSLSSSNRTVAQVSRSLLSSSRKASSKIQPQRSEVANQKASHIRQLLNLAREKLRLGDEMTAAEIAFQIVHRHPADQFHIDDTEYQEAVQLLIATGRTDMIVQSLEGLFSSKRDLASLLKLTTLLLTADRFDEAFDWWKGYAQDESWSPEVIERYATKHLDAKNFRQAATLYGVAFSLDSTGWNRNWYRYTESIRQGQMADSLHRLFKTINVDQLDQNTLLGLLSFHPVGNAESRQFADRAIIRLINLNTDFAVLYSAIPKAERDSIPAFEKVIAAIITDSDTFTHDSQLWKMSGWNDKGIMNGVLDELLEECGRNRELAEKFLDAAADAKKNGSENEKQLATLLVALNTFYQQPNEQKSIDTLSELFPITLHGDESSNDSLIEQYRVYPAGALWLSSQVVDRLAPDTVDANQLRVRMFEAAVAISPKMQSQSQSVALPLDQLFAAYERAGQTRQAAEGWLGRLNDTIETPVTGAAEDRRIRIVLRVAENLRRLERVVEAATICANTLANSLELELARRHSPSTNHELLLTVLLNDIRNLLDQTQAIGYSRRFSEAVRSDKQPHLFYRSACVSISHRDRAISLLEYVCDLANQSPAGQSVLKELYSGLDQLATKSDEHQAAILIVASFVNGNVVPERLAQVLADLPSVEYLSSSRRAFDEFRPLYYMAGAIRNSNIAAANSDLEKLLDHLATVAKARNKPELEREVLWQKRTKQSLNQLIVNISNSADEQDESAQLFQILDVALLAAESKHWDVVATAIEQTVGSGLPSFAKRVYKPMRVAVADVYGGTASVAIPQTVGNQVQKQLIQILAQCPDQSGQPLTSPLCDVATVNLSESHAEALANAVKKAVMPSTLILQYYPYRSVELTSLVAASTDPNDMPSPRSLSFALFNLAKITGRLDSLESQISNTVESHRSDAILELAIDAALISHDSKALEQTLNDYVQKLESTGYKAIELESSICVLLAVRQAPNVAPQLNELATNAIHSVLSVAKQTNRLQTIDSETLDAILKTCELGTLN from the coding sequence ATGAGTGTACGGAAATCAGTATCGGCGTTGCTTTGTGACCGCTCTCAGCAGGTCGCCCTGGGCTTCAATTCTCGGCACTTCATCGCGTATGGCCTGATAGCGATGTACACCGTGATGGCAGGACAAACGCATCGTACTGTCTTTGCGACTCCGGTTCAGAATCAATCGCTTAACGATGATCCCTCTTCGTCCGAGAATGCCGATGAGGTAGTCAATCAACGCCTGCTCGCCGCATTGCTTCAGCGTCCTCGCAAAGGTGCCGCTTTTGATCGCGTCTATTCCTTTTACAAAAAGCGAGATTCACTTGAGCAGTTAGTCGAAAACCTTGAGCGTGATTTCATTGACTCTCATCCAGTCGCGGTTCCTGTCCTAAAGGGTCTCATCTACCAGAAAGAACTTCAGCTTCAAGATTCGTGCAACGCTTTTGAACTCGCTTGCGTCCAGAATCCCGACGACGCATTCATCTATCAATACTATGCCGACTCGCTCGAACAAATCGGCAAAAACCATGAATGCATCGTGCAACTGATCATCGCCACGGACAAACAGGCAACTCGGCTTGAGAAACTTGAAATCTATCTAGAGCTCGCCAAACGCCAGTTCGAGATGATGCAAGTTGAAGAAGCGCAGTCGACGATCGATGAAATGATCGAACGTTACTCAAACTCAGTTGATGTTCTTGAAAAGGTGGCCAACCTGTTGTCCGACGCGGGCGAAGCCAACAAAGCACTCGCAGTTTATCAAGACGCTATCAACCGGCTTCCCAGTGGTGAAAAGCAGATCGCGTTAAGGCTTCAAGCGGCCAAGATGTACGAGCAACTTGAACAATGGGACGCAGCAATCGAGGCTTACCAAGCCACCATCAAAAAGTTGCGCCCTGGTGCTTGGCTGTACAGAAACGCCATGAATCAGCTTGAACGCGTCTTCTTCCGAACCGGCCGAGTCAACGAATTAATCGAATATTACACAACACAGGTGTTCCGACGCCCTGATGACATCACGCTAGCGTGTCGCCTTGCCTTTCTACTTCGCAATTCTGAACAAACGGTTGAGGCGGAAGACGTTTTACGCCAAACGCTCAAACGCGCTCCGAACTCCGAACAGGTTCAAAACGAACTGATCGAATTACTTGTCCATCTCGGCCGCTATGGTGAAGCGATCGAGGCACTTGAACAATGCATTGAAGACGACGGATCGAGTGTCGACCAATTACTTCGCCTCGGTGAACTGCACCGTCTAGATCCAGAACCGAACGGAAATCTCAGCAGCAAAGCTGCGCATGAAAAAAGAATCGACAGGGCGGTCCAAGCCTGGAAACGAATCCCGGTAGCCCACCCTGACAGCCCCGTGCATTTGTCGATGGTCGCAGGCAAACTTCGATCCGTCGGACGCATTGACGGTGCGATTGAGTTCTATCGGAAGGCCATCGACGTGGCTCCACAATCGCCAGAATATCGCGAGTACTTGGGTCAGTACTTCCACTCGTTGGGTCGACGTGGTGATGCGATTCAGACATGGAAAGGTATCGCAACTGAAGATCGCCGGACCGGCAGTTCGCTCGTACGACTCGCCGAAGTCTTCGCGACTTTTGACTACAACACGGAAAGTTTGGCGGCATGGAAACAGGCAGCCGACTTTGATTTACTGCCAAGCCAACAACTGAAATACTGCAGTGCCTTGGTAGATGCCGGTGAGCTTGGCTCCATTTTTTCATTGCTGGACAAACTGGAATCAGAGGAGATCGAACAGACATTTAAAGACCAGGCCCTTAAACTGCGCATACGCGCTATTTCACAGTCCGGAAATCTGACCGAAGCAATCGCGGACTACCAAAAGAAAACAAAATCGGTGCGAGAATGGAGAATCCTCGCATTACTGCAATCCACAAACGAAGAACCACAGCTCGCAAAAGAATCGATAGCGAAAGCGGTTGAACTCGCTCCTAACGACATCTCTATTTTGCGAGATGCAGCAGACTTATTTTCAATTGCCGATGATGATAAATCGTCAATCCAAACGCTTGAAAAGCTGACGAAAATCGATCCGACGCGTTCAAGCGACTACCTCCGCCGCTTGGTTAGCATCCAACGAGGTAACAATCGACTAACCAAATCGTTAGAGACAGCGAAACGTCTTGTCCAATCCAATCCGGCAGCAATTGAAAACTACTTCCTGCTGTCCGATATCCAGATGCAGCTGAGTTTGGTTTCGGAAAGCGTGGAAACGCTTCGTAGCGTCCTCCTTGTCGCACCCAACTCCGTTAAAGCACATCTTCTTCTGGCAAGACAACTCAGTGCAATATTCGCGACTGATGAGGCGATTGAATTGCTCTGGAATGCGATCGAGATTGAAACAGCCAATGAAGAACGACAAGCCATCGCGAAGCAACTGGTTCCGCTCTACCAACGTCGTGGAGATTTCGATGACTTGATCGATCGCATTACGTTGATCAGGAACATCACGCCGACAGAACAATCGATTTTGCTCGCTTCGCTCTGGGAGCAAGCCTCCACTCCCGCCAATGCCTTCAAGGTTCTCAATGCAGCACTTCAGGCACATCCGAGAAGCCCAAAATTACTGCAAGCGATGGTTGATCTTCTCGTTGCCCGAAAAAGCTACAAAAGTGCGGTGACATATTTCAACCAACTTTTGCAAGTGGACAACTCGACGGAAAACCAAATCAAGCTACTGCATTTAAAACGACTGGCAGGACAAATCAGTGACCTTGATGCAGACCTCCAGGAACTTGAACTCACCCAATCAAAGGAACGAGTCAGCCAAATCGTGCTATCGGCTCTTCGAAAAAGCCCACCGCATGCGATCGAAGTCTGCAAGAAAGTATTGGAACGGGATACAACACAATGGGATATCAAAACTTGCTTGGCACAGCTCTATTTTTCGCAAAGTGTTCCGCCTGTGAACTCTGTCTTGAAAGATGTAGTGCCGTTAATCGACGACGTCGAAAGCTTGGGCTTGGATGACTTGACGAGCTCCACGCTTTTCTCTGCGGGTGGGCAATCGGTCGAAGACGAGCTTTATCGAAAGTCACAGTCCAAGTGGGTCGATGCGACCACGACTCATCTTCGAATGCTCGCGTTGCAGCGGAATGAATTTGCTTCGCGGATCAAACCTCCGACCCCGATTAAAGCCCGAGCAAATATCGTGGTCAGCGGCCGGATGGTGCCCACAAGTTCAAGCACGTTTCAGCACAACCATGCTCTCGCTCCGAAAGACTATTTCCAGGCAAAGTGGATCGCGCGGATATTGCGTTTAGCGATGGAAATGGAACAGAAGCCTAAAGATCAACCGGTAGACATCGCGGGCGTCGTAGCGAATCACTACCCGATCAAAAGCAATGTTGATGTCGCATCAATTCGCGAACTGGCTCAAATCCACATCACAGCGTGCGTACTGGCATTCGAGGAACCATCCGTTCCCGAGGACATCATTTGGGAAATAACGCGTCGCAATCCGACTGGTGATCAACAGCATCTCATCCGCCTATTGCAAGACCGTTCGCTCCAACGCAGCCAAGCTAAAACGGTGTCGGCATTGAATTCTGACAAGCTAGACCAATTGGTCAATCTCTGCGTGAAAAGGCACGAACTTAACCTGAAGCAGACCAAGTCAATGGACGAGGTGATGGCGGATACGGTGCTTCGCCAACTTGTCATTTCCGAATGTCGGATCGCAGGCCGCGACGAGCCATTCGTCCATCAGGCCATCGCAAATCATGAATCTGAAAGATTCACTCAAACACGTGAACGATTGACGTTGCTCGTTTCAGAACTTTCGATGGCGATTGATCAGGAGAACTCAGGCCCTGCGATCGAACTGCTACGACGGATCGTTGCGCTAGCCCGATCCGAGAGATCCACCCCCGAGTTGAAGTCCAATCCGTTTCTGAATTGGATCAAGACGATCCAACGTGAGTCTGAAATAGACTTCGTCAATGCACATCGGGAATTGGTTCTCGACGCTGTTTTGGCGATGGCTACCGATCTTCTTCAAGAACACAAAAACGAGCTTACCGCTTCCAAAACAATCGGTCCTGAAGAAACCCAGATCGTGGTTTCTTGGAATAGTACACCAGATTCCGATCGTCAGCGTTTCACGGTCGTTGAACTGACCACCCCACTGTCCTATCGGATGCTCGATCCACAATTGATCGGACTGATCATTCGGACGGCGGAACTAGACCCTACTGCCAAACTACAATCCTCGGCGAAGTTCCCGCAATCAACAATCGACCACCTATCTACGCCGATCGCCGACCTTTCTGACGATGAAAACTTGTTTCGAAGGTATGTATCTGGGTTCATGCTATGGTGGGGAGACCAGGAAACCGAAGCGCTGAAAACATTCGAGTCGCTTTCGGATGAATACCCGGGCAATGTTGAAGTCCAAATCGCGGCAGCACGTCTCGCCGTGATTTGTGGGCACACCGAAACTGGCTTTCGAAAGCTAGATCGAGTCATTCAGAACAACGAACTTGATCGAGCACTTTGTGAATACACGCAGGTCATCTTGGCGAAGTTGGCCGATGACACGACGGCTTTAGAACTGGCGGCGAAACAACTTTTGTCCAGCGAGTTCGACTCGATGACCAGTCGAATTTTGGCAAACCGGATTAAGTCACTTTCAAGTTCGAATCGCACCGTTGCTCAAGTTTCACGTTCACTGCTATCGTCCAGTCGAAAAGCCAGTTCGAAAATCCAGCCCCAGAGGAGTGAAGTTGCCAATCAAAAAGCTAGCCATATTCGCCAACTGTTGAATCTCGCTCGCGAAAAGCTTCGCCTAGGTGACGAGATGACAGCGGCAGAAATCGCCTTTCAAATTGTCCATCGGCATCCTGCTGATCAATTTCATATTGACGACACCGAGTACCAGGAAGCGGTTCAGCTGCTGATAGCAACCGGCCGAACTGACATGATCGTCCAGTCGCTTGAAGGGCTGTTCTCTAGTAAACGCGATCTTGCTTCACTACTAAAACTGACCACCCTGCTTCTGACGGCAGACCGGTTTGACGAAGCGTTCGACTGGTGGAAAGGATACGCACAAGATGAATCTTGGTCGCCGGAAGTTATTGAGCGATATGCGACCAAACACCTCGATGCGAAAAACTTTCGCCAAGCTGCGACGCTGTATGGAGTCGCGTTTTCCCTCGATTCAACCGGCTGGAATCGAAATTGGTATCGATATACCGAATCGATTCGGCAAGGGCAAATGGCCGACTCCCTCCACCGTTTGTTTAAAACGATCAATGTTGACCAGCTTGATCAAAATACGCTGTTGGGACTTCTCAGTTTCCATCCTGTCGGAAATGCGGAATCACGTCAGTTTGCCGACCGCGCGATCATTCGCCTAATCAACTTGAATACCGATTTTGCTGTACTTTACTCCGCGATTCCGAAAGCAGAAAGAGATTCAATCCCCGCGTTCGAGAAAGTGATCGCCGCGATAATCACCGATTCTGATACATTCACGCATGACTCACAACTTTGGAAGATGAGCGGATGGAACGACAAGGGCATCATGAATGGGGTTCTCGATGAGTTACTTGAAGAATGCGGACGTAATCGCGAATTAGCCGAAAAATTCCTAGATGCCGCAGCTGATGCTAAGAAAAACGGTTCTGAAAATGAAAAGCAACTGGCAACGCTTCTTGTCGCACTGAACACCTTTTATCAGCAGCCGAATGAGCAAAAATCCATCGATACTCTTTCCGAGCTGTTTCCGATTACCTTGCACGGCGATGAGTCTTCAAACGATAGTCTGATCGAGCAATACCGCGTTTACCCTGCGGGGGCGCTATGGCTTTCGAGTCAGGTTGTTGACCGCCTCGCTCCAGATACGGTCGATGCGAATCAATTGCGGGTACGAATGTTTGAGGCCGCGGTTGCGATCAGCCCAAAGATGCAATCGCAAAGTCAATCTGTTGCCTTGCCATTGGATCAGCTCTTCGCAGCGTATGAACGGGCCGGACAAACAAGACAAGCTGCCGAAGGCTGGTTGGGCCGTCTGAACGACACAATTGAAACTCCTGTCACTGGGGCCGCAGAGGATCGCCGCATCCGAATCGTGTTGCGTGTCGCGGAGAATCTGCGTCGGCTAGAACGGGTGGTTGAAGCTGCAACAATTTGTGCAAACACGTTAGCGAATTCGCTGGAGCTTGAACTTGCCAGACGGCATAGTCCCAGCACAAATCACGAGTTGCTACTAACGGTTCTATTGAACGACATTCGCAACTTACTGGATCAGACACAGGCCATTGGCTATTCCCGTCGCTTCAGTGAAGCCGTCCGTTCAGACAAACAACCGCACCTCTTTTATCGATCAGCATGTGTTTCAATCTCGCACCGAGACCGTGCGATCAGTCTGCTCGAGTACGTTTGTGACTTGGCAAATCAATCGCCTGCTGGGCAATCCGTGTTGAAGGAACTGTACTCCGGATTGGATCAACTTGCGACCAAATCGGACGAACACCAAGCTGCCATTTTAATCGTTGCATCATTCGTCAATGGCAACGTTGTCCCCGAAAGACTGGCTCAAGTCCTCGCCGATCTTCCTTCCGTCGAATACCTCAGCTCCAGCCGACGAGCCTTCGACGAATTTAGGCCCCTTTATTACATGGCTGGTGCGATTCGAAATTCAAATATTGCTGCCGCCAATAGCGATTTGGAAAAACTGTTGGACCACTTGGCAACAGTTGCCAAAGCGAGAAACAAGCCGGAATTGGAAAGAGAGGTTTTGTGGCAAAAAAGAACAAAACAATCGCTAAACCAGCTAATCGTCAACATTTCGAATTCGGCTGATGAACAAGATGAATCAGCTCAATTGTTTCAAATTCTTGACGTGGCGTTGCTTGCCGCTGAATCAAAACACTGGGATGTCGTCGCTACAGCAATCGAGCAAACCGTCGGCAGTGGTTTGCCCAGCTTTGCAAAACGCGTCTACAAACCGATGCGAGTTGCTGTCGCAGACGTTTATGGCGGGACTGCATCGGTTGCGATCCCACAGACAGTCGGCAATCAAGTTCAGAAGCAGTTGATCCAAATCCTAGCCCAGTGTCCCGATCAGTCCGGGCAACCTTTGACAAGTCCATTATGTGACGTCGCGACGGTTAACCTTAGCGAATCGCATGCAGAGGCTTTAGCCAACGCGGTTAAAAAAGCCGTCATGCCGAGCACATTGATATTGCAGTACTATCCCTACCGGTCGGTTGAACTGACAAGTTTGGTAGCTGCTAGCACTGATCCAAATGACATGCCCAGCCCGCGGTCCCTGTCTTTCGCTTTGTTCAATCTGGCAAAGATAACGGGCCGTCTCGATTCACTAGAAAGTCAAATTTCGAATACAGTAGAATCCCATCGTTCTGACGCAATCCTTGAGTTAGCAATCGATGCAGCTTTAATCAGCCATGATTCAAAAGCACTGGAACAGACTCTGAATGACTATGTTCAAAAGTTAGAATCAACCGGATACAAAGCCATCGAATTGGAATCATCCATTTGTGTTCTGCTCGCGGTTCGACAGGCCCCCAACGTTGCCCCACAGCTAAACGAGTTAGCCACGAACGCAATACATTCCGTCTTATCCGTTGCGAAGCAAACCAACCGTCTGCAGACCATTGACAGCGAGACACTCGACGCGATTTTAAAAACATGCGAACTTGGCACGTTGAACTAG
- a CDS encoding PfkB family carbohydrate kinase: MTAVRDFGPVIDRIVTYVNHYSSQDQTTMESSPLHQSPPPKPVIVYGEVLIDRLGDGQGIIGGAPMNVAWNLRGLQQYPYLITAIGADDDGKRVLESAEQWGLATDLMQTDVDRPTGVALVHDHGNGPEYDLPREQAYDYIRFPEAFVENLPNAESPILYHGSLCCRSPVSFDTVLQLRRRFSDHIVVDINLRDGHYTNDVVEQLIDGATVLKCNCDELSLITGLECKSHEQVLSVAKDLFEKSSIEELWVTDGASGAYWINKAGEHAKQEAEKIEKASIVDSVGAGDAFMAVVLAGMATNEYRPETLAKAVAFSAKVCQIPGATTSDDRFYSV; encoded by the coding sequence ATGACGGCCGTTCGGGATTTTGGACCAGTGATCGATCGGATCGTCACCTACGTCAATCATTACTCATCACAAGATCAGACAACAATGGAATCGTCTCCGCTGCATCAAAGCCCACCTCCGAAGCCCGTCATCGTCTACGGCGAAGTTCTGATCGATCGACTGGGTGATGGCCAGGGAATCATCGGTGGCGCTCCGATGAATGTCGCATGGAACCTTCGAGGCCTGCAGCAGTATCCGTATTTAATTACTGCAATTGGTGCCGACGACGATGGGAAACGTGTGCTGGAGTCGGCCGAGCAGTGGGGATTGGCGACGGACCTGATGCAGACGGATGTGGATCGTCCAACCGGAGTCGCTTTGGTACACGATCATGGGAATGGTCCGGAGTACGACCTGCCACGAGAACAAGCCTACGACTACATCCGATTCCCCGAAGCATTCGTTGAAAATCTGCCAAATGCAGAAAGTCCCATTTTGTACCACGGGTCGCTGTGTTGTCGGTCGCCGGTTTCGTTTGACACGGTACTGCAGCTGCGGCGTCGATTCAGCGATCACATCGTTGTCGATATCAATCTGCGAGATGGCCACTATACCAACGACGTCGTCGAACAGTTGATCGATGGTGCGACCGTATTGAAGTGCAACTGTGATGAATTGAGTCTGATCACTGGATTAGAGTGCAAGTCGCACGAGCAAGTGCTTTCGGTAGCAAAGGACCTCTTCGAAAAGTCCAGCATTGAAGAATTGTGGGTGACTGACGGCGCATCTGGTGCTTACTGGATCAATAAAGCAGGTGAGCACGCCAAACAAGAAGCTGAGAAGATTGAAAAGGCTTCGATTGTCGATTCCGTCGGCGCCGGTGATGCCTTCATGGCGGTCGTGTTGGCTGGGATGGCGACCAACGAATATCGGCCAGAGACACTCGCCAAAGCGGTCGCCTTTAGTGCGAAGGTTTGCCAGATCCCTGGTGCGACGACCAGTGACGATCGTTTCTATTCGGTTTAG